CATTTTGTCTAGAGGTTAATTTTTGGGTATTTATATAATCGGTTTCCTGGAGTGCATTCAGCATGATTTTGTAGCCCGACTCGGTCCTTACCAACCTTGGGAATTGCGACTCGTGCTGCCTTTTCCCTCTAAACAGGAATGGAAATATAACTACTTCCCACTCAAGACCTTTTGCCTTATGGAATGTGTACAACTGTATGGCATTTTTATCCATGGGCTGAGGTGGTTGTTCTTCGGATAAAAGCTGTTTCAATTGGTGGCAAAACTCATATATTTGGACACCATGTGCGTCGGCATCCTGGGCCAGTGCAAACAGGTAATCCAGTGTGGAAAAAATTTCATCTCTGGCAGCTGGGAAAATTGCTAAGCATTTGTCCACAAGATAGATCGAGGATAATATTTCCTTTAAAATCGAGCTAATGTTTTTGGTATAAATTTCTGCCCTCAATGCCTCAAAAAGTCCATCTATCTCAGCTATATTTTTGTCTTTTTTTATTTTAAAATGATCGGCGGCCGCACTGTCTTTTATTGCGAATATCTCATGCAAAATCCCGGCAAACTCAAATAAATTATCCGGCTCACAAAGGTATATCAGAACCACTGTTACCCAGGAAAAAATCGTACTATCCCCATGGGTCATGGCCTGGGACTGGATTTGTATTTTTGGCAGAAAAAAATCCCCGGAAAATGCTTCCTTTATCTCTGATAGCCAATTTCTTCGTGGACATAGGATGGCTATATCGGACCAGGTTGAAACATGAAAATTTTCAGGGGTTTTGCGAAAAAATAACGACTTTATGGCATTGGTTTCAACGATAACAGGGTCTTCATTTTTTTCATCATTAATGTTGGATACTGAGATTTTAGACCAGGCGGTATCTGTTGCTGAAGTTTTTTCCGAATCCAGCTTTACTAGGCGGACCTGGCCATTTTCCCCATCTAGTATTTTGTCAAAAAGACTATTTATAGCTTTTGCGATATTCCGGCTGAACCTTTGGGTTAATGAGAAGGTCAATTCAGTTGCGATGTCGTTGGCTATCAGGTCATTATGTATCTTTAAATAGGTTGAAACGTCGGTGCGATCTCCGTAGATAGATTGCTGCGGATCACCGACCATGCAAAAGGTACCATTGGTGGGAAAGCTTTGGTAGTTATTTTCAGCATAGTGTTTGTCTACCAGGCCAAGTAGTAGCTTAAATTGTTCAGGATCAGTATCTTGAGCCTCATCTAAAATAACAGAATATTTTTTTTGCTTTAGTTTGATGGCATAGGGTTCACTGGCATAGACCACCCTGTTGGCCAATTTAAGCAGATCATCGAAGGTCAGCTTTCCGATCCCAATCCTATAGGCCAGAAATTTTTCATTTATACTGTTAATCACATAACCATAGGTATTTGTGGCCCAATTTAATACTGGCATGACCGCCGGCCTGTAGATTTCCAAAAAATCCCTGGACTTGGTTGAACACTCAGGGAATCGGTAGGGAAATTTTTCTATGCTATCCAGCCATCTTTTTAATTCATTTTGAATCTTTGTTATATTTTTAGCCCTTGGCCCTGCTTTGAATGCCAAGACCTCTTCTAGATTGATGCCCGGCCAATCATCGATGGAACCAATTGTTGGGTAATGACTTAGGTGAATGTATGAGGCCTGGATATCCTTGTATTTCAGGAATGACAAAAGGCGACTTCTGATGTGTTCAGGTAGGCATGAAAGATGATCGTTTTCTGAAGAAAAATCGTTCCACAGCAAAGAAACGTCCTGTTCTATTTTGAAGCCAGGGTTCAATCCCAAATACATTAGATTTTCACTTATTATTTTTGTGGCCAGCTCATGGATTGTACCGAAAAATATGCCATTAATTTTCTCCGAAACCCTCGATTTTAGTTCCACATTAGTACGCTCAAGTAGTTCTTTTGCAGCCTTTTGGGTATAGGTGACCACCAGCAAAGAGTCCAATTTTTCCGGGACACGCCGGGCAATTTCTGCAATTCTTTTTGCGATGGCCGTGGTTTTTCCTACGCCGGCCGGTGCAATCACAGAAAAATTCATATGATGCTCCTCTAGGAATCTTTTTCTGTTTAGTGTGTCTGTGCTAATCATCGCAGTGCTATCTGGTCCGTTAAACTCAAAAGGCATAAAGCCGCTGTTTCAGACCTTAATATGTTCTGAGTCAATCTGATAAATTTCACACCCCGGGTTAGCATCATTTCATATTCCCGCTGGGAAAAATCACCTTCCGGGCCAATAATTAGATTTACGGTTTGTGCATTGCATATTTCTGTCTGATAATCAGTTATTCGCTTTTCGTCGGTACTGTATAAACTCCCGACTATCGAAATTTCAGTGAATGTATTTAAAAATAAAAAACTTTCGATGGCAACTGGATTTAGTATTTCTGGAACAAATGCCTCGCCGGATTGCTTGCAGGATTCGATTGCTATTGCTCTCCAGTGCAATAACTTGCTGGTTGCTGATTTTTTATCAAATTTTACCTCGGTTCTTTCGGTGACCAGCGGCAAAATTTTTGCCACACCCAGCGCCGAGGCATCTCTGATAACCAGATCCATGGCTTTGTTTTTCAACAGAGCCTGGCATAGTACTAATCGGCTCCGCTTGTAAATACTTACGGCTCCTATTTGCAGTTCGACCAGGTCCCCAATTTTACCGCAAACGGTGGCGTCGGCTATTTCACCATGGCCGTTCATCAGCCGCACAGAGTCAGAGGGTCTAACTCTAAGAACCCTAAGCAGATGATGTGATTCCTGTTTCGAAATTAGGCATCTTGATCCCGGGGCCAATTTTGTCTGTTCACCAACGAAACAACGGATGGTTGACATATGCCTAGACCTTAGGAATTATCGGTTCGATGTCCGTGGTTTTTACCCAGCCACGCACACCAGTTTTGGATTTAATATGAACAAAATTGTTCTTTGAAGAAGATGCTTTAACATACTCGCCTTCATTGACTTGGCCGATTTTTGAGCTCTTGGATACCGGTGCTGCTAGCAGTTCTGCTCCATTATTTATCACAATTGCTGCGGATAGGCCATCGGTGGTCAGTTTATTAATTTCAACGAGTGCCAACGTAAAAATGATGGCAAACAATCCAGCCATTACCGTAGATATTTTTGAGAATTTCCTTGTCATAATAATCAATGAAATGAAGAATACGGCTTTCCAAAACGAAATACATGCCAGGGCTAGCCATAGCTTGATGGTTTTTGGCTGAGAGTATTCTGCCAGGCCGGTGTCGGGCTGTATTCCCAATTTATTTCGAATATCATTTATCTGGCTTAGAACTTTTTTAGATTGGTTGATATGCCTGGCTCTCTCGAAATTAAGCAATGCTAACCCATTGTTGCCATTATATTTATGCGCCATCCCTAGATTGAATAATTTCGCAAATGAATAGCCTTCTTCTGCTATTGCTCCGTTGTAGGATTCGATCGCTTCCTGGTATTTCCCGTTATTAAAGTATTCATTTCCATCGAAAAAACTGTTTTCTGCCAAAGCAGTTGTAACCAAGAATAATTGTAAAAATAGGTATATTATTTTCATTTTACTTCTATTTACCAAAACTGTTTATAAATTTACTGAATTCGCTAGCCAGCTCTTTTGTATGGGTTATGTCCGGCTGATGGCTACTAAACACTACCATTTCGGATTCGCTGAGAAAATTTTTCAGCCAGGCTTTTGTTTCATTAGTTAAATTAACCCTACCAATCGTTTCATCAATATTGTGTAGGCCAGGATCGATTTTTTGGCCCGAAACCAATTCTAATTTCTTTGCGATGGCTATTCTTGCGTGTTCATAAAATGCTTTAGAGTCAGAGGATTTTAACGCAAGTAACGCTGAGTTATAGGCCTTGGAAAATTCCTCTTTTGCGGATAATTTTGTTTTTTGGGATGAGTTTCTTTGTGCGTTACATGAAGCTCTTAGACGAATTATTCCAATTGCCACCAGAAAAAACATTACCAGGTTCAATAACCAGAACCACCTGTCATATATATTCAGCCCAATGGATGGATAATTATTTGAATCTACATAGATAAGCGAATCATCATAGGTTTTGTGTTTTTTCGCTGTGACATTTTTCTGATTTTTCTGATTTTTCTGATTTTTTTGATTATCATCACCGCTAGGCTGGCTAAAATTGCCGGATCTGGAGACAATTACCTCCCTATCACCGCCAATGTCTATTGTTTTATATTCCCTTAGACTAGGATTAAAATAAGAAAATTTCAGACTAGGGATTTTGATCTGACCAGTTGTTTTTGGCGCTATTACATAGTCAAAGGTTTTGCTACCATAATAGCCGATTTTGTCGTCGGCTGTAAAATTTGCTTTGGGTGTATAAACCTTCCAGTTTTCATCCTCATCCAGCCTGGGAATTTTCATTCTCTGGAAATTACCGTTGCCGGTTATCTCGATGCTTAATGTGATTGGATCGTTCACGAGGGCACTATCCGTGGATAATTTAATCCTTCCAAGCTTAAAATCACCGATGGCTTCGGAAAAATCGTTTGGTTGAGAGTTCTGCGGTAATTGCTTTATGTCCAATGCCATAGTGTCACTTGATAAAATAACATCTTTGCTAACCGGAAAAAGTACGAACTCATAGGGTATGGTGACGGTCATCGGCAACTCGTATAAAAATGTGCTATTTCCTGATTTTATTGGAGTTATTGTGGTATCCCAGGAACATGAAATTTTGTCATTACCGGCTAAAGTCGTATGCGCCGAAAATGGCCCATCAGAGAACGAATCACCGACCTTTATAGGTGCGTTGGTTTTCAGCTGCCATTCACAGGCCGCTGACATTTTTGCAATTATTTTAATCGGTATCGATTCTCCAACAAAATACTCCCGCTCTTTATCAAATTCTATGTCTATCCAACCCTGGCGATTTTCATTGGAAGAAACCTTTTTGTGTGCCGATTTTTTGTCCAATATTTTAAGCGTTGCTGCTGGAACATCATAGGACTTTGATCCAATGTTAACCTTATAGCTTGGTATGGTCACCACTCCCGGTGTTGTGGGTATGGCTGAATATATTTTTACGGATTTCTGTGTCACAGCACCATTGATGTTTGTCACGGTGACATAGCTCTGCACCGAATGCCCCAGCTCAATACCATCTACATTTGGAAAATCCAGGTCAACTGCTCTGACTCCGACGAATTCGACCACATATTGACTAGTGTCATTTATGGAGATTTCGTCCGGATCGAACCGGGCAGTTATTTGCATTTCGGCACAAAACCCGATCAGGCTGTGCGACATACATAGGATAAGAAAAAACTTTTGCATCACTTTCATAAATTACCAGAATTTATCGATTTTTTTTGTCTGTTTAATTTTTGCATCGGAAAAAATTACCGGCATAGCATGTTCATCCTGACCGAGGGAATCCAACAGAGCAGCAGCTTCTTTTTGTGTCATCTTGCCATCGGAATCGTCCTTGTCCTGATTGGAGTCGTCTTTGTCAGTTGATTCCTGGTCCTGGTTTTCCTGGTTCTTTTCATCCTTCTGATCCTTCGAATCATCCTTCTGGTTATCGTCCTTCTGATCGGAATTGTCGTTATTTTTTTGTTGATCAGAGTTGTTTTGGTTATTCTGTTTTTGGTCTTCTTTGCGTTTTTTTAACTCCTCTTGATATTTTTTTACTATATCCAGGTTATGCCTAGCGTCTGAGAAATTTTCATCCAGTTCCAAAGCATTTTCGAAGCAACCTATACTTTCATCGCATAGCTTTATGGCCTCATCTAGATTGCTTTTATCTATTGTTTTAGCTTCTTCGACCAGGGAATTTCCTCGATTATAAAACACTTCCCTATTCAATTTATATTTTGTGCCGGTGCTAAGTGCCTCGGCGAAAACTTTACTCGCTTCTTTGTACTGTTTATTGGCTAATAGTGCCGTACCGTAATTAAATTGTAATCTTTGATCGATGCGCTTATTTCCTTCCTGGGCCTTGATTTTATCAGCATAATATTGAGCTGCTTCGTCATATTTACCAGACATATACAATTTTTCACCCTTACTTTGGGTTGCATTTGCTATGGTTGACAACAGAAGATATAGAATTACGAGACTGGCAATGCGCGTATATATCGGATCTCTGGTCCTCGTTTTTACGTTATTTGGTTTCAGTAATAGCTCCAATATCAGCGCGATGATTGCCAAAAATATGACAATCTGAAATTTTTCGTTATATACTTTACTTTCGACAACCTTGTCGGAAGTTTCGTGGATTGATGACACGGTCTTTATTAAATCTTCTATTCCATTGTCCGACATCCTATAATAAATACCACCGGTTTCCTTGGCAATGGCTGTGAGTGTTTCCTCGTCGAGTTTTGTTTTTATCTTATTGCCGGCTTTATTTTTCAAAAAAGTCTGATTGCCAGCCTTATCAATAATTGGGATAAATTCTCCGTCGGGTGATCCCAGTCCTACGGTGTGGATGGTTATCCCGCTCAATTTGGCCTTTTTAGCAGCTGTTATGGCAGAATCTTCAAGTTCTTCACCGTCAGAAAACAGCACCAGTAGTTTATTTGAAGCGTCTTTTGAAAATACATTGCAGGCAACTTCAATGGCCGTACCAACTTCGGTTCCCTGGTTTTGTATGATATCTGTATCCAATGCAGTTAATGATTGGTCAAATGCTCCATAGTCCAGTGTCAATGGGCATTGTAAAAATGCACTGCCAGCAAACGCAATTATCCCAAGCCGGTGGCCCGGAAGCTTTTTTGTCATATCTTTTATTACAATTTTAGCGCGTTCTAATCGGTTCGGATTAATATCGCAGGCCAACATGCTCTTGGATACATCAACGGCGAGCAAGAGATCGGCACCGGCAGCCTGGCGTTGTTCCAGTTTATACCCGATTTGAGGCCTGGCCAATGCCAAACAAATCAACGCTGTGGCTAGACAGAATATGAAATTTTTTACATGCTGTATTTTAAAACTGTAATCCTTTAGTAAAATGGCAAATAGTCTTTCGGAAGCAAACAGCTTTAGCGATTTAGTTTTCCTCTTTAGGCCAATGGCAAATATCATTGCCATCAATAATACAACCAATGGCAATAGATATAAAAAAATGATATTTCCAAATTTCATGGTATACGTTGTAATTTAGTGTTTTTCAATATGGCTTCGAACACCAATAACAATAATGCAAGTATTGCAACCCAATGGAACAATTCATCATATAACGAGTAATTTTTGATTTTTATTTCAGTCTTTTCCAGCGCATCTATGGTTTTATATATTTCTGTCAATTGATACTTATCCGTTGCTTTAAAGCATTTACCTCCACTTACTTCTGCGATATGTTTCAGTGACTCTATGTCTATTTCATTTTTGGCCCGGCCTACCTTTGGTCTTCCAAATTGGTCCGTGAGTATGCCTCCGTTTGGATCCGGAATTATAAATGGCACAATGCCATTGCTTCCGATGCCAATGGTGTATATTTTGATGCCAAATGCGGCGGCGGCCTCCGCAGCAACGCCTGGTGATATGGTTCCCACATTATGGACCCCGTCGGTCAATAGCACGATTATTCTACTTTTGGCCGTAGAATCCTTCAGTCTATTGGCGCACATGGTTAGGGCCGATGAAATTGATGTTCCGTCGTCTTGCACCATACCATAACGAAGCCGTTTTAAATTGTCACTCAACCAATTGTGATTCATAGTCGTTGGACTTATCAGGTATGCGCTTCCAGAAAATGCAACCAATCCAATCCTGTCATAATTCCTCATTTGGATGAACTCATTGATGACCTGTTTTGCCACATCAAGTCTCGTGTCCATTGGGTTTTCTTTGGTAGCAAAATCCAATCCTAGCATTGAACCAGATATGTCTATCGCCAACATTATATCTATGACATTTACATCTGTCTCTGAAAAACCATTTGGCCGTTGTGGCCTGGCCATGGCGATTATTAATAATCCGATGGCTATTGTGCGCAGTATAACTAGAAATCTGCCAGCACTATTCCTG
Above is a genomic segment from Puniceicoccales bacterium containing:
- a CDS encoding UvrD-helicase domain-containing protein, which produces MPFEFNGPDSTAMISTDTLNRKRFLEEHHMNFSVIAPAGVGKTTAIAKRIAEIARRVPEKLDSLLVVTYTQKAAKELLERTNVELKSRVSEKINGIFFGTIHELATKIISENLMYLGLNPGFKIEQDVSLLWNDFSSENDHLSCLPEHIRSRLLSFLKYKDIQASYIHLSHYPTIGSIDDWPGINLEEVLAFKAGPRAKNITKIQNELKRWLDSIEKFPYRFPECSTKSRDFLEIYRPAVMPVLNWATNTYGYVINSINEKFLAYRIGIGKLTFDDLLKLANRVVYASEPYAIKLKQKKYSVILDEAQDTDPEQFKLLLGLVDKHYAENNYQSFPTNGTFCMVGDPQQSIYGDRTDVSTYLKIHNDLIANDIATELTFSLTQRFSRNIAKAINSLFDKILDGENGQVRLVKLDSEKTSATDTAWSKISVSNINDEKNEDPVIVETNAIKSLFFRKTPENFHVSTWSDIAILCPRRNWLSEIKEAFSGDFFLPKIQIQSQAMTHGDSTIFSWVTVVLIYLCEPDNLFEFAGILHEIFAIKDSAAADHFKIKKDKNIAEIDGLFEALRAEIYTKNISSILKEILSSIYLVDKCLAIFPAARDEIFSTLDYLFALAQDADAHGVQIYEFCHQLKQLLSEEQPPQPMDKNAIQLYTFHKAKGLEWEVVIFPFLFRGKRQHESQFPRLVRTESGYKIMLNALQETDYINTQKLTSRQNDERLGYVALTRQKSSAIFIDDRAIFADNSGSTAALLKLTDEASNNFILFNNLAKFNHEPATASAVPPDPKPWTTAGGNFLHSFNNPNEKSYLLYNKISPSSADHNTGITAENTPPKTDDHDIRGQIYGTLWHETLNSIQWNDKNFKQSMVKTAHETDNERLALEIDKLINCSPFMHIIQESDIVLTEYSFCVIHEKTTLIDGRIDMLVKTKNNVFIIIDWKTDFTITEKHFEKKYSNQITLYGYAITKIFNTIPEKYIYSTQRGKLIEI
- a CDS encoding 16S rRNA (uracil(1498)-N(3))-methyltransferase, which produces MSTIRCFVGEQTKLAPGSRCLISKQESHHLLRVLRVRPSDSVRLMNGHGEIADATVCGKIGDLVELQIGAVSIYKRSRLVLCQALLKNKAMDLVIRDASALGVAKILPLVTERTEVKFDKKSATSKLLHWRAIAIESCKQSGEAFVPEILNPVAIESFLFLNTFTEISIVGSLYSTDEKRITDYQTEICNAQTVNLIIGPEGDFSQREYEMMLTRGVKFIRLTQNILRSETAALCLLSLTDQIALR
- a CDS encoding SH3 domain-containing protein, giving the protein MAENSFFDGNEYFNNGKYQEAIESYNGAIAEEGYSFAKLFNLGMAHKYNGNNGLALLNFERARHINQSKKVLSQINDIRNKLGIQPDTGLAEYSQPKTIKLWLALACISFWKAVFFISLIIMTRKFSKISTVMAGLFAIIFTLALVEINKLTTDGLSAAIVINNGAELLAAPVSKSSKIGQVNEGEYVKASSSKNNFVHIKSKTGVRGWVKTTDIEPIIPKV
- a CDS encoding BatD family protein → MQKFFLILCMSHSLIGFCAEMQITARFDPDEISINDTSQYVVEFVGVRAVDLDFPNVDGIELGHSVQSYVTVTNINGAVTQKSVKIYSAIPTTPGVVTIPSYKVNIGSKSYDVPAATLKILDKKSAHKKVSSNENRQGWIDIEFDKEREYFVGESIPIKIIAKMSAACEWQLKTNAPIKVGDSFSDGPFSAHTTLAGNDKISCSWDTTITPIKSGNSTFLYELPMTVTIPYEFVLFPVSKDVILSSDTMALDIKQLPQNSQPNDFSEAIGDFKLGRIKLSTDSALVNDPITLSIEITGNGNFQRMKIPRLDEDENWKVYTPKANFTADDKIGYYGSKTFDYVIAPKTTGQIKIPSLKFSYFNPSLREYKTIDIGGDREVIVSRSGNFSQPSGDDNQKNQKNQKNQKNVTAKKHKTYDDSLIYVDSNNYPSIGLNIYDRWFWLLNLVMFFLVAIGIIRLRASCNAQRNSSQKTKLSAKEEFSKAYNSALLALKSSDSKAFYEHARIAIAKKLELVSGQKIDPGLHNIDETIGRVNLTNETKAWLKNFLSESEMVVFSSHQPDITHTKELASEFSKFINSFGK
- a CDS encoding VWA domain-containing protein — encoded protein: MKFGNIIFLYLLPLVVLLMAMIFAIGLKRKTKSLKLFASERLFAILLKDYSFKIQHVKNFIFCLATALICLALARPQIGYKLEQRQAAGADLLLAVDVSKSMLACDINPNRLERAKIVIKDMTKKLPGHRLGIIAFAGSAFLQCPLTLDYGAFDQSLTALDTDIIQNQGTEVGTAIEVACNVFSKDASNKLLVLFSDGEELEDSAITAAKKAKLSGITIHTVGLGSPDGEFIPIIDKAGNQTFLKNKAGNKIKTKLDEETLTAIAKETGGIYYRMSDNGIEDLIKTVSSIHETSDKVVESKVYNEKFQIVIFLAIIALILELLLKPNNVKTRTRDPIYTRIASLVILYLLLSTIANATQSKGEKLYMSGKYDEAAQYYADKIKAQEGNKRIDQRLQFNYGTALLANKQYKEASKVFAEALSTGTKYKLNREVFYNRGNSLVEEAKTIDKSNLDEAIKLCDESIGCFENALELDENFSDARHNLDIVKKYQEELKKRKEDQKQNNQNNSDQQKNNDNSDQKDDNQKDDSKDQKDEKNQENQDQESTDKDDSNQDKDDSDGKMTQKEAAALLDSLGQDEHAMPVIFSDAKIKQTKKIDKFW
- a CDS encoding VWA domain-containing protein is translated as MSIEFANPEYLWLLLVLPILYWAMGKVGRPVAVLFSNTSVIKTIANRRRNSAGRFLVILRTIAIGLLIIAMARPQRPNGFSETDVNVIDIMLAIDISGSMLGLDFATKENPMDTRLDVAKQVINEFIQMRNYDRIGLVAFSGSAYLISPTTMNHNWLSDNLKRLRYGMVQDDGTSISSALTMCANRLKDSTAKSRIIVLLTDGVHNVGTISPGVAAEAAAAFGIKIYTIGIGSNGIVPFIIPDPNGGILTDQFGRPKVGRAKNEIDIESLKHIAEVSGGKCFKATDKYQLTEIYKTIDALEKTEIKIKNYSLYDELFHWVAILALLLLVFEAILKNTKLQRIP